The genomic DNA CATACCTACGAAGGCACACCGCTCGTCGTCACCTACCATCCAGCCGCGTTGCTACGCAACCAGGGTTGGACGCGTCTGACGTGGGACGACCTGCAACTCCTGCGTGACGTGATGGACGCTTCCGCATGACCGCCGTCCCCGACGCGTACTCGGCCGCCGCACCGCGCTTCGATCGGCGCCCACCCTCGTCGCTGGAGGCGGAGGCGTCGGTGCTGGGTGGGATGTTGATCGATCCGGACTCGGTCACCAAGGTCGTCGAGATCCTCAACGACGCCATGTTCTCGCGGGAAGCCAACCGCCGGCTCTTCCGCGCCATGGTGCGCCTGTTCCAGACGGCGCAGGCCATCGACGTCATCACGGTCTCCGAAGAGCTCAAGAAGACGAACGAGCTCGAATCGGCCGGCGGAGTGCAGTACCTGTCGGAGCTGCTGGACGCGGTGCCGACCGCCGCGAACATCACCTACCACGCGCGCATCGTGCGCGACAAGGCCATCCTGAGGCGCCTCATCGAGCAGGCGTCCTCCATCATCCAGGATGCGTACGAGCAGGGCGAGCGCGCCGTGGAGGAGATCCTGGATGAAGCGGAGTCCCGCATCTTCCAGGTGGCGCAGAGCCAGGAACGCGAAGGCTTCGTCTGGATCAAGGAGATCCTGTGGCCGGCGTTCGAGCACATCGAGCATCTGCAGCAGTCGAAGTCCGGCATCACCGGCGTACCCAGCGGATTCTCCGATCTGGACAAGATGACGTCCGGGCTCCAGGCGGGCGACCTGATCATCGTGGCGGCGCGTCCGTCGATGGGGAAGACGTCGTGGGTGCTCAACGTGGCGCAGAACGCCGCCATCGACCACCAGGTGAAGGTCGGCATCTTCTCGCTGGAGATGTCGAAGGAACAGCTCGTCCAGCGCCTGCTCTGCGCCGAAGGGCGCATCGATCTGCAGAAGCTGCGCAAGGGACAGCTGGATGCCGACGAGTACCAGCGCCTGGC from Gemmatimonadota bacterium includes the following:
- the dnaB gene encoding replicative DNA helicase; translation: MTAVPDAYSAAAPRFDRRPPSSLEAEASVLGGMLIDPDSVTKVVEILNDAMFSREANRRLFRAMVRLFQTAQAIDVITVSEELKKTNELESAGGVQYLSELLDAVPTAANITYHARIVRDKAILRRLIEQASSIIQDAYEQGERAVEEILDEAESRIFQVAQSQEREGFVWIKEILWPAFEHIEHLQQSKSGITGVPSGFSDLDKMTSGLQAGDLIIVAARPSMGKTSWVLNVAQNAAIDHQVKVGIFSLEMSKEQLVQRLLCAEGRIDLQKLRKGQLDADEYQRLAASAAHLNTAPIWIDDQAGISLLEMRAKARRLKAETDLGLVVIDYLQLMSGGKRSENRQQEVSEISRGLKALAKELDVPVIALSQLSRAPEQRSGNRPQLSDLRESGSIEQDADIVMFLYREEYYLIQAGELDRARDVEGQADLIVAKQRNGPTGRVELYFNKAYTRFDSVDRHATAPVAAADDFGEF